One Pseudonocardia abyssalis DNA segment encodes these proteins:
- a CDS encoding FHA domain-containing protein translates to MPDRLLPTSHGSLAHGVPAAAPATIFALSVAGGISVGPKEGRTLVFGRNRPEVHVCVGEDDPRVSREHGVLGYRADRWWIRNTGRLPVRLPGGRLLFAEEEPVPLTEGYTPVFVRGSAHREHLLELFVTGADGGRPAARHRDATQQPVLWRLDDDERLVLVVLGQRYLLHENRPQPLSWRQAADQLAELQPDAGWTSKRVEHAVTAIRTRMSRGGVPGLTREEVGEPVGNALNDNLIRELVLSTTLVPPDLEMLGDS, encoded by the coding sequence GTGCCCGACCGCCTCCTCCCCACCAGCCACGGGAGCCTCGCGCACGGGGTCCCGGCCGCCGCCCCCGCCACGATCTTCGCGCTGTCGGTGGCCGGCGGGATCTCGGTGGGCCCGAAGGAGGGCCGCACCCTGGTGTTCGGGCGCAACCGGCCCGAGGTGCACGTGTGCGTCGGCGAGGACGATCCCCGGGTGAGCCGGGAGCACGGTGTCCTGGGGTACCGCGCCGACCGCTGGTGGATCCGCAACACCGGCCGGCTCCCGGTCCGGCTGCCCGGCGGGCGCCTGCTGTTCGCCGAGGAGGAGCCGGTCCCGCTCACCGAGGGGTACACGCCGGTGTTCGTGCGGGGGTCGGCGCACCGCGAGCACCTCCTCGAGCTGTTCGTCACCGGGGCCGACGGCGGGCGCCCCGCCGCTCGGCACCGCGACGCCACCCAGCAGCCCGTCCTCTGGCGCCTCGACGACGACGAGCGGCTCGTCCTGGTCGTGCTCGGCCAGCGCTACCTGCTGCACGAGAACCGCCCGCAGCCGCTGTCCTGGCGCCAGGCCGCCGACCAGCTCGCGGAGCTGCAGCCCGACGCCGGATGGACGTCCAAGCGCGTGGAGCACGCCGTGACCGCGATCCGCACCCGCATGTCGCGCGGGGGCGTACCGGGGCTGACGCGGGAGGAGGTCGGCGAGCCGGTCGGCAACGCGCTCAACGACAACCTGATCCGCGAACTGGTGCTCTCCACCACCCTCGTGCCCCCGGACCTGGAGATGCTGGGCGACTCCTGA
- a CDS encoding acyl-CoA dehydrogenase family protein, translating into MDLRETDEQQLLRKSVAAMAGKYGHDYLIEKARTGGKTTELWKEAGDNGYLGVAVPAEYGGGGAGMVELSIVAEEIAAAGCPLLLIVVSPAIAATVIATSGTVDQKERWLPRFADGSAKMSFAITEPDAGSNSHRITTTARRDPDGKGWRLSGTKYYISGVDETEATLVVTRLEGAEGTLRPAMFIVPTDTPGMTYQPIEMAIQSPEKQFTVFFDDALLPDDALVGGEEAGLAALFAGLNPERITVAAYSNGLARYALGKGVAYAKDRTVWKTPIGAHQAIAHPLAKAHMEVELARMATTRAAWFYDAGDMAAAAEAANIAKYSAAEAAINAVDAAVQAHGGNGMAVEYGVGTLIGAVRTARIAPVSREMILNFVAQHTLGLPKSY; encoded by the coding sequence ATGGACCTGCGCGAGACCGACGAGCAGCAGTTGCTGCGGAAGTCCGTGGCCGCGATGGCGGGCAAGTACGGCCACGACTACCTGATCGAGAAGGCCCGCACCGGTGGCAAGACCACCGAGCTGTGGAAGGAGGCGGGCGACAACGGCTACCTCGGCGTCGCGGTCCCCGCGGAGTACGGCGGCGGCGGGGCGGGGATGGTCGAGCTGTCGATCGTCGCGGAGGAGATCGCCGCGGCCGGCTGCCCGCTGCTGCTGATCGTCGTCTCCCCGGCGATCGCCGCCACCGTGATCGCGACGAGCGGCACCGTCGACCAGAAGGAGCGCTGGCTCCCGCGCTTCGCCGACGGCAGCGCGAAGATGTCGTTCGCGATCACCGAACCCGACGCCGGGTCGAACTCGCACCGGATCACGACGACGGCCCGGCGCGACCCCGACGGCAAGGGGTGGCGGCTCAGCGGCACCAAGTACTACATCTCCGGCGTCGACGAGACCGAGGCGACGCTCGTCGTCACCCGGCTCGAAGGGGCGGAGGGCACGCTGCGCCCGGCGATGTTCATCGTCCCCACCGACACCCCCGGCATGACCTACCAGCCGATCGAGATGGCGATCCAGAGCCCGGAGAAGCAGTTCACCGTCTTCTTCGACGACGCCCTGCTCCCCGACGACGCGCTCGTCGGCGGCGAGGAGGCCGGGCTCGCCGCGCTGTTCGCGGGTCTGAACCCGGAGCGGATCACGGTCGCCGCGTACTCCAACGGACTCGCCCGCTACGCACTGGGCAAGGGCGTCGCCTACGCCAAGGACCGCACGGTCTGGAAGACGCCGATCGGTGCGCACCAGGCGATCGCGCACCCGCTGGCCAAGGCGCACATGGAGGTCGAGCTGGCCCGGATGGCGACGACGCGCGCGGCCTGGTTCTACGACGCGGGCGACATGGCCGCCGCCGCGGAGGCCGCGAACATCGCGAAGTACTCCGCCGCCGAGGCCGCGATCAACGCCGTCGACGCGGCCGTGCAGGCCCACGGCGGCAACGGGATGGCCGTCGAGTACGGGGTCGGCACGCTGATCGGTGCCGTGCGCACCGCGCGGATCGCCCCCGTCAGCCGCGAGATGATCCTGAACTTCGTCGCGCAGCACACCTTGGGCCTGCCCAAGTCGTACTGA
- a CDS encoding amidohydrolase family protein, with protein sequence MNRTALRAARLFDGTTCTDDPLVLVADGRVTEVRHGRDAPVPDDAELVDLPGATLLPGLVDTHVHLSFDSGPDPVAALADRDEDALLTAMAVAADQQLAAGVTTVRDLGDRGFAALRLRERGGRLPTIVAAGPPITSPGGHCHFLGGVAEGVAGVRAAVRTYAERGVDVIKVMASGGMLTEGTDVAGAQFSAAELRVVVEEAHRHGLPVTAHAHALDAVRDAVAARVDGIEHCTCFDGERVVLPPELADAIVTRRIAIGSTVGIAPLPDGMRPPPLLAKILPGVLAAHARLIRAGALVVAGTDAGIAPPKPHGVLPRGLGQLVELGMTPLEALRAGTATAAQVCGLGERKGRVAPGYDADLLAVAGDPAADIGALLSPVAVLVAGEVVRRAAGVAS encoded by the coding sequence ATGAACCGAACCGCCCTGCGCGCCGCCCGCCTCTTCGACGGCACCACCTGCACCGACGACCCGCTCGTCCTCGTGGCCGACGGCCGCGTCACCGAGGTCCGGCACGGCCGCGACGCCCCGGTCCCCGACGACGCCGAGCTCGTCGACCTGCCCGGCGCGACGCTGCTGCCCGGTCTCGTCGACACCCACGTCCACCTCTCCTTCGACAGCGGGCCGGACCCGGTCGCGGCGCTCGCCGACCGCGACGAGGACGCCCTGCTGACGGCGATGGCGGTCGCGGCCGACCAGCAGCTGGCCGCCGGGGTGACGACGGTCCGCGACCTGGGCGACCGCGGCTTCGCGGCGCTGCGGCTGCGCGAGCGCGGCGGCCGGTTGCCGACGATCGTCGCCGCCGGGCCCCCGATCACCTCGCCGGGCGGGCACTGCCACTTCCTCGGCGGGGTCGCCGAGGGCGTCGCGGGCGTGCGGGCCGCGGTGCGCACGTACGCCGAGCGCGGCGTCGACGTCATCAAGGTGATGGCCAGCGGCGGCATGCTGACCGAGGGCACCGACGTGGCGGGCGCGCAGTTCTCCGCGGCCGAGCTGCGGGTCGTGGTGGAGGAGGCGCACCGGCACGGGCTGCCGGTCACCGCGCACGCGCACGCCCTGGACGCCGTGCGGGACGCCGTCGCCGCGCGGGTCGACGGCATCGAGCACTGCACCTGCTTCGACGGCGAGCGGGTCGTGCTGCCACCGGAGCTGGCCGACGCGATCGTCACGCGGCGCATCGCGATCGGGTCGACGGTCGGCATCGCGCCCCTGCCCGACGGGATGCGGCCGCCACCGCTGCTCGCGAAGATCCTGCCCGGCGTGCTCGCCGCGCACGCACGTCTGATCCGGGCGGGGGCGCTCGTCGTGGCCGGGACCGACGCGGGCATCGCGCCGCCCAAGCCGCACGGGGTGCTCCCCCGCGGCCTCGGGCAGCTCGTCGAGCTGGGGATGACACCGCTGGAGGCGCTGCGGGCCGGTACCGCCACAGCGGCGCAGGTGTGCGGGCTGGGTGAGCGCAAGGGCCGTGTCGCCCCCGGGTACGACGCCGACCTCCTGGCCGTGGCGGGCGACCCGGCAGCCGACATCGGTGCGTTGCTGTCCCCGGTCGCGGTGCTGGTGGCCGGCGAGGTCGTGCGGCGGGCCGCGGGGGTGGCATCGTGA
- a CDS encoding transporter substrate-binding domain-containing protein → MLTRRQLLLLAPLVAAAACAQPTGTTLERARSSGVLRVGIAGERPFGYVGSGGELTGSQPVVARAVLGRIGVGGLEAVQVRFADLIPGLQAGRFDLIAAGLTITPERCGEIAFSRPDFVSPPAFLVLDGNPRGIGTFQGVRRSGVRLAVLDRSSELEYARGAGISEDRLVLSDSQGDLFRDVVDGRAEVGALTAVSLVDELRRNPGLGVEITDPVDPTIDGRTVVPASAFAARIGETDLLAAFDAELTALQASGEWLSLTEPFGLGAGNLPDPDLTVEALCAPP, encoded by the coding sequence ATGCTCACCCGCCGGCAACTGCTCCTCCTCGCCCCGCTCGTCGCGGCCGCCGCCTGCGCGCAACCCACCGGCACCACGCTGGAGCGCGCGCGGTCCTCGGGGGTGCTGCGCGTCGGGATCGCGGGCGAGCGGCCCTTCGGGTACGTCGGGAGCGGCGGTGAGCTGACCGGCTCCCAGCCCGTCGTCGCGCGCGCGGTGCTCGGGCGGATCGGCGTCGGCGGGCTGGAGGCGGTGCAGGTGCGCTTCGCCGACCTCATCCCCGGCCTGCAGGCGGGTCGTTTCGACCTGATCGCCGCCGGGCTGACGATCACGCCAGAACGCTGCGGCGAGATCGCGTTCTCCCGGCCCGACTTCGTGTCCCCGCCCGCGTTCCTCGTGCTCGACGGCAACCCGCGCGGCATCGGCACGTTCCAGGGCGTCCGGCGCTCGGGCGTCCGGCTGGCGGTGCTCGACCGCTCGTCGGAGCTGGAGTACGCACGCGGCGCCGGCATCTCCGAGGACCGGCTGGTGCTCAGCGACTCCCAGGGCGACCTGTTCCGCGACGTCGTCGACGGCCGGGCCGAGGTGGGCGCCCTCACCGCCGTGTCGCTGGTCGACGAGCTGCGCCGCAACCCCGGCCTCGGGGTGGAGATCACCGACCCCGTGGACCCGACCATCGACGGCCGCACCGTCGTCCCGGCGTCGGCGTTCGCCGCCCGGATCGGCGAGACCGATCTGCTCGCCGCGTTCGACGCGGAGCTGACCGCACTGCAGGCCTCCGGCGAATGGCTCAGCCTGACCGAGCCGTTCGGACTCGGCGCGGGCAACCTCCCCGATCCGGACCTGACCGTCGAGGCGCTCTGCGCCCCGCCGTGA
- a CDS encoding helix-turn-helix transcriptional regulator encodes MRASRLVTLLFTLQRRRAATAAELAAELEVSERTIYRDVAALADAGVPLFTESGPGGGIRLVDGWRTRLDGLTAHEAAALFAVGAPQVLADLGMSAALAGAQAKLLATLPESLREHARTVAERFHLDAPGWFHRPHEVPHLDTVAAAVWEQQRLRIGYRRRDEVVQRELDPLGLVMKAGTWYLSADSGGRVLMFRVDRIVDAEPTGERFVRPPDFDLPTWWAGASAGFESTMLRATVRLRLGPGALTRLPRVVDADAAATALTNAGDPDTDGWREVRLDVEDVRVAAGQLVGLAGEVEALDPPELRSALRAAGLALAAHNTGTG; translated from the coding sequence GTGCGCGCGTCCCGGCTGGTGACCCTGCTCTTCACGCTGCAACGGCGGCGCGCGGCCACGGCCGCCGAGCTCGCGGCCGAGCTGGAGGTCTCCGAGCGCACGATCTACCGCGACGTCGCCGCGCTGGCCGACGCGGGCGTGCCGCTGTTCACCGAGTCCGGGCCGGGCGGCGGGATCCGGCTGGTCGACGGCTGGCGCACCCGGCTCGACGGCCTCACCGCGCACGAGGCCGCCGCCCTGTTCGCGGTCGGGGCACCGCAGGTGCTCGCGGACCTGGGGATGAGCGCCGCGTTGGCGGGGGCGCAGGCCAAGCTGCTGGCGACGCTGCCCGAGTCGTTGCGCGAGCACGCCCGCACCGTCGCCGAGCGCTTCCACCTCGACGCGCCCGGCTGGTTCCACCGCCCGCACGAGGTGCCGCACCTCGACACCGTCGCCGCGGCGGTGTGGGAGCAGCAGCGGTTGCGGATCGGCTACCGGCGTCGCGACGAGGTGGTGCAGCGTGAGCTCGACCCGCTCGGCCTGGTGATGAAGGCGGGCACCTGGTACCTGTCCGCGGACTCCGGCGGGCGGGTGCTCATGTTCCGGGTGGACCGGATCGTCGACGCGGAGCCGACCGGCGAGCGCTTCGTGCGGCCGCCCGACTTCGACCTCCCGACCTGGTGGGCGGGCGCGTCGGCGGGCTTCGAGTCGACGATGCTGCGCGCCACGGTGCGGCTGCGGCTCGGGCCCGGTGCGCTCACACGCCTCCCGCGCGTCGTCGACGCCGACGCCGCGGCCACGGCGCTCACGAACGCGGGCGACCCCGACACCGACGGATGGCGCGAGGTGCGGCTCGACGTCGAGGACGTGCGGGTGGCCGCCGGTCAGCTCGTCGGGCTCGCGGGGGAGGTCGAGGCGCTCGACCCGCCCGAGCTGCGCTCGGCGCTGCGGGCCGCGGGGCTCGCGCTCGCCGCCCACAACACCGGCACCGGGTAA
- a CDS encoding TetR/AcrR family transcriptional regulator, with product MSTTRQRERSDATRARLMEATVECLVERGWSGTTTTVVAQRAGVSRGAQLHHYPTREELVLAAVAHLGAARFAEARERAAGLGPGRTAAVLDMLATLHTGPLFRAMLELWVAARTDDALRAAVVPLEAEVGRETHRLTVELLGADESRPGVRAAVQQTLDLVRGLGISALLSDDGARRRHLLDDWARQLDTRLEA from the coding sequence GTGTCCACCACCCGCCAGCGGGAGCGCTCCGACGCCACGCGCGCCCGGCTGATGGAGGCCACCGTCGAGTGCCTGGTGGAGCGCGGCTGGTCCGGCACCACGACGACGGTGGTCGCGCAGCGAGCCGGGGTCTCCCGCGGCGCGCAGCTGCACCACTACCCCACCCGCGAGGAGCTGGTGCTGGCCGCCGTGGCGCACCTCGGCGCGGCGCGGTTCGCGGAGGCCAGGGAACGCGCCGCCGGGTTGGGTCCGGGGCGCACCGCGGCCGTCCTCGACATGCTCGCCACCCTGCACACCGGCCCGCTGTTCCGCGCGATGCTGGAGCTGTGGGTCGCCGCCCGCACCGACGACGCCCTGCGCGCGGCCGTCGTGCCGCTGGAGGCCGAGGTCGGCCGCGAGACCCACCGGCTCACCGTCGAGCTGCTCGGTGCCGACGAGTCGCGGCCCGGCGTGCGCGCGGCGGTCCAGCAGACGCTCGACCTGGTGCGCGGCCTGGGCATCTCGGCACTGCTGTCCGACGACGGCGCCCGCCGCCGTCATCTGCTCGACGACTGGGCCCGGCAACTCGACACCCGCCTGGAGGCGTGA
- a CDS encoding ion transporter, protein MFRIAVPVDEPRRPRRVATVDVAMLVLALISVGLLGYVAFFPHSEQTAHLVFVIDTVICGIFLVEFLFRWRDAGWERWFPVRRWYEVLGMIPVAHPALRSLRLIRVVVIVMRLARTADRVLGEQFTQRMVERLSRPIVLAIKRPITVAVMDEVVKVIGTGHFPRNIARSVGENQELLRSIVTEKLREDQLAGRLSRMPFHDEIVHTVVDTTMRVLVDVLTDPRMDAFVGEVVRENAEQIRGAVEAGHHEREPVEPVVPARI, encoded by the coding sequence ATGTTCCGGATCGCTGTCCCCGTCGACGAGCCCCGTCGGCCGCGGCGGGTGGCCACCGTCGACGTCGCGATGCTCGTGCTCGCGCTGATCTCGGTGGGGCTGCTCGGCTACGTCGCGTTCTTCCCGCACTCGGAGCAGACCGCGCACCTGGTGTTCGTGATCGACACCGTGATCTGCGGGATCTTCCTCGTGGAGTTCCTGTTCCGGTGGCGCGACGCGGGGTGGGAGCGGTGGTTCCCGGTGCGGCGCTGGTACGAGGTGCTCGGCATGATCCCGGTCGCGCACCCCGCGCTGCGCAGCCTGCGGCTGATCCGGGTCGTCGTGATCGTCATGCGGCTGGCCCGCACGGCCGACCGGGTGCTCGGTGAGCAGTTCACCCAGCGGATGGTGGAGCGGCTGTCCCGGCCGATCGTGCTCGCCATCAAGAGGCCGATCACGGTGGCGGTCATGGACGAGGTCGTGAAGGTGATCGGGACGGGTCACTTCCCGCGCAACATCGCCCGCTCGGTCGGGGAGAACCAGGAACTGCTGCGCAGCATCGTCACCGAGAAGCTGCGGGAGGACCAGCTCGCCGGACGGCTCTCGCGGATGCCGTTCCACGACGAGATCGTGCACACCGTGGTGGACACGACCATGCGCGTGCTCGTCGACGTGCTCACCGACCCGCGGATGGACGCGTTCGTCGGTGAGGTGGTGCGGGAGAACGCCGAGCAGATCCGCGGGGCGGTGGAGGCCGGGCACCACGAACGGGAGCCCGTGGAACCCGTGGTGCCCGCCCGGATCTGA
- a CDS encoding tetratricopeptide repeat protein, translating into MFYGAAGGRAYADAAAARDRGDCATAVDGFGQVTGVYELTLSGDVARADAGRAECSAFLAAGDAAGRGGYAEAVGLYGDLRRAYPDTALTSFVDADLRRTYDEWGTQLRDTGNYDEAVRVYRDLLVEVGDGPEAAGVRAQIAATYVEEADALRVQLATLTDQPRVDAVRSAVENLVAVQREFADTPSAPAAVQGLIDVYAAANTQAATGLWCEALPVLDYLVAVTDAEAAGIVAAADVDRPAALFRCGLQEYDAGTWTESAAAFDQLVAEYPNDPQFAQARADAIAARAAGVQGAALPALPGPFAGDSPGSIPLTLYNDNPSEVRVYVVGPTAHEIVLPGCAGCPATYATDGEACPTFDGRPSARLTLPAGSYTIISQYTGTNPAVQTSAVERGFEYTNCIYVGPDQ; encoded by the coding sequence GTGTTCTACGGTGCGGCGGGCGGGCGGGCGTACGCCGACGCCGCGGCCGCGCGCGACCGGGGCGACTGCGCGACCGCCGTCGACGGCTTCGGCCAGGTCACCGGCGTCTACGAGCTGACGCTCTCCGGCGACGTCGCCCGCGCCGACGCCGGTCGCGCCGAGTGTTCCGCGTTCCTCGCCGCGGGTGACGCGGCCGGGCGTGGGGGCTACGCCGAGGCGGTGGGGCTCTACGGCGACCTCCGGCGCGCCTACCCGGACACCGCGCTGACCTCCTTCGTCGACGCCGACCTGCGCCGCACCTACGACGAGTGGGGCACGCAGCTGCGCGACACGGGGAACTACGACGAGGCGGTCCGGGTGTACCGCGACCTGCTCGTCGAGGTCGGCGACGGGCCGGAGGCCGCGGGCGTCCGCGCACAGATCGCGGCCACCTACGTCGAGGAGGCCGACGCGCTGCGGGTGCAGCTCGCGACGCTGACCGACCAGCCGCGCGTCGACGCCGTCCGGTCCGCGGTGGAGAACCTGGTCGCCGTGCAACGCGAGTTCGCCGACACCCCGTCCGCGCCCGCCGCGGTGCAGGGCCTGATCGACGTGTACGCGGCGGCCAACACCCAGGCCGCCACCGGGCTGTGGTGCGAGGCGCTCCCCGTGCTCGACTACCTCGTCGCCGTGACCGACGCCGAGGCGGCCGGGATCGTCGCAGCAGCGGACGTCGACCGCCCCGCCGCGCTGTTCCGGTGCGGGCTGCAGGAGTACGACGCCGGGACCTGGACGGAGTCGGCCGCCGCGTTCGACCAGCTCGTCGCGGAGTACCCGAACGACCCGCAGTTCGCCCAGGCCCGGGCCGACGCGATCGCGGCACGGGCGGCGGGCGTGCAGGGAGCCGCGCTGCCCGCACTGCCCGGGCCGTTCGCGGGCGACAGCCCCGGCTCCATCCCGCTCACGCTCTACAACGACAACCCGTCGGAGGTGCGGGTGTACGTCGTCGGCCCCACCGCGCACGAGATCGTGCTGCCCGGCTGCGCCGGCTGCCCCGCGACGTACGCGACCGACGGCGAGGCCTGCCCGACCTTCGACGGGCGGCCCTCGGCCCGGCTCACGCTGCCCGCGGGCAGCTACACGATCATCAGCCAGTACACGGGGACGAACCCGGCGGTCCAGACGAGCGCGGTGGAGCGGGGCTTCGAGTACACGAACTGCATCTACGTCGGCCCTGATCAGTGA
- a CDS encoding NUDIX domain-containing protein, which translates to METISSRQVYANAWMTVREDEIRRPDGSDGIFGVVDKPTAAVVIPLDDDRLHLVEQYRYPVGERRWEFPMGTAPERAEIDPGVLAARELAEETGLVAGRMELLGRLDIAPGMSSQREHVFLATELTPGPPRRELQEQDMRAAWFTTAEFEELIRTGGIVDAQTLAAYLLLVLHRRP; encoded by the coding sequence GTGGAGACGATCAGCAGCCGCCAGGTCTACGCGAACGCCTGGATGACGGTCCGCGAGGACGAGATCCGCCGCCCCGACGGCTCCGACGGCATCTTCGGCGTGGTCGACAAGCCCACCGCGGCCGTCGTGATCCCGCTCGACGACGACCGGCTGCACCTCGTCGAGCAGTACCGCTACCCGGTCGGCGAGCGGCGCTGGGAGTTCCCGATGGGCACCGCGCCGGAGCGGGCCGAGATCGACCCCGGGGTGCTCGCCGCGCGCGAGCTGGCCGAGGAGACGGGGCTCGTCGCCGGGCGGATGGAGCTGCTGGGGCGCCTCGACATCGCGCCGGGGATGTCGAGCCAGCGCGAGCACGTGTTCCTCGCGACGGAGCTGACCCCGGGCCCGCCGCGCCGTGAGCTGCAGGAGCAGGACATGCGCGCGGCGTGGTTCACGACCGCGGAGTTCGAAGAGCTGATCCGGACCGGCGGGATCGTCGACGCCCAGACCCTCGCCGCCTACCTGCTCCTGGTCCTGCACCGACGCCCCTGA
- a CDS encoding enoyl-CoA hydratase-related protein — translation MADYEYLLVKHDGDTVRITMNRPERRNALSEPHLRELLRAFTEAGDSDATGIVLSGEGRAFSAGHDFADVSSRDLAGVRDLLRLCTTVMQTVEQVPQVVVAKVATIATAAGCQLVATCDLAVAAESASFALPGGKGGWFCHTPAVPVARNIGRKRLMELTLTGDAIDARTAAEWGLINYAVPDAELDARTDDLLARATRGTRFGKGVGKQTLYAQLDRPESDAYAIAVEVMASMSQSPGAREGMASFLEKRKPVWTD, via the coding sequence ATGGCCGACTACGAGTACCTGCTGGTCAAGCACGACGGCGACACCGTCCGGATCACGATGAACCGCCCCGAGCGCCGCAACGCGCTGTCCGAGCCGCACCTGCGCGAGCTGCTGCGCGCGTTCACCGAGGCGGGCGACTCCGACGCCACCGGGATCGTCCTCTCCGGTGAGGGCAGGGCGTTCTCCGCCGGTCACGACTTCGCCGACGTGTCCTCGCGCGACCTCGCGGGCGTCCGCGACCTGCTGCGGCTGTGCACCACGGTGATGCAGACCGTCGAGCAGGTGCCCCAGGTCGTCGTCGCGAAGGTGGCCACGATCGCCACCGCGGCCGGGTGCCAGCTCGTCGCCACCTGCGACCTCGCCGTGGCCGCCGAGTCGGCGTCCTTCGCGCTGCCCGGCGGCAAGGGCGGCTGGTTCTGCCACACCCCCGCCGTCCCGGTGGCCCGCAACATCGGCCGCAAACGGCTCATGGAGCTGACACTCACCGGCGACGCGATCGACGCCCGCACCGCCGCCGAGTGGGGGTTGATCAACTACGCCGTCCCCGACGCCGAGCTCGACGCCCGCACCGACGACCTGCTCGCCCGCGCCACCCGCGGCACCCGCTTCGGCAAGGGCGTCGGCAAGCAGACGCTCTACGCCCAGCTCGACCGCCCCGAGTCCGACGCCTACGCGATCGCCGTCGAGGTGATGGCGTCGATGTCGCAGAGCCCGGGTGCGCGCGAGGGCATGGCGTCGTTCCTGGAGAAGCGCAAGCCGGTCTGGACCGACTGA